A genome region from Solanum pennellii chromosome 12, SPENNV200 includes the following:
- the LOC107006422 gene encoding uncharacterized protein LOC107006422 — protein sequence MATICVLIRHSGKWSDENCYVEYNIDGIVLKEYASYSDLVDVISVQLNVDLTKKCMKIKYTIEGDDTPMEIRNDMGVRLYVQLKKMNTQIGVYPLCVSIYDIDIVYSGSGETSIESDVLQLEYNKELNSEDDPLAIVPAFGDQTVDAFDVENDLIITNRSQKEIMVDQIYMDKSTLKDDGVHSDCRATSSLIGGIIAPKLRNHKRKYSPNDIKDDIKLDLGIDINYMLAWRSKEKALESIMGQPAASYGKLPGYLYTLDKTYPGSHIRMQKTPNDEFLYVFIALDAFIKGFDHCRPIVVVDASHLKSAYTGAFVSASTMDGAGNILPLAYGVIDSENDASWTWFFEQFKEAYGERENMCVVSDRHNSIIKAVSIVYNNVQHYACIWHLWANVCKNFRKANDQLSEVFYTMAKAYTQSDFDKLMKRVEQFDVRVKNYLEMVGYEKWARLYAPVPRGWVMTSNIAECINSTLVAARELPIFDFLEQVRLMFARWNCTNRKNASCTFTLLGKKFQEMLLLNESKSWRMMVAPSTDYVYSVSDEGKSYIVCLEKKTCSCNMFQVDGIPCSHAWSVLNKNRMLPEEYCSEFYKRGTILKTYEVPIYPLPDKGEWNIPEHIATEVVLPPKFKRPPGRPKKQREKSFSELSKRKGTNSCSTCGQQGHNRRSCRTATRNA from the exons ATGGCAACAATCTGTGTTTTAATTCGCCATTCCGGAAAATGGAGCGATGAGAATTGTTATGTGGAATACAACATTGACGGGATTGTTTTGAAGGAATATGCTTCATATTCTGATTTAGTTGATGTGATTTCCGTACAATTGAACGTTGATCTTACAAAGAAGTGTATGAAGATTAAATACACTATCGAAGGTGACGACACGCCTATGGAAATACGTAACGACATGGGTGTGCGCCTATATGttcagttgaaaaaaatgaatactcAAATTGGAGTATATCCCCTGTGTGTTAGTATTTACGATATTGATATTGTATATTCTGGTTCTGGAGAAACTTCTATTGAAAGTGATGTGTTGCAACTTGAATACAATAAAGAATTAAATAGTGAGGATGATCCATTAGCGATTGTACCAGCATTTGGCGATCAAACAGTAGATGCATTTGATgttgaaaatgatttaataatCACTAACAGATCGCAAAAGGAGATAATGGTGGATCAGATATACATGGATAAGTCGACATTGAAAGAT GATGGGGTGCATTCAGATTGTCGAGCAACAAGTTCGTTGATTGGAGGAATAATAGCACCTAAATTGAGGAATCATAAGAGGAAGTACAGTCCAAATGATATTAAAGATGACATTAAGTTGGATTTGggtattgatattaattacaTGTTGGCATGGCGATCAAAGGAGAAGGCATTAGAATCTATCATGGGGCAACCAGCTGCGTCTTACGGGAAGCTACCAGGATACTTGTATACGTTGGATAAGACGTATCCTGGTTCACATATACGAATGCAGAAAACACCTAATGACgaatttttgtatgtttttataGCGCTGGATGCTTTTATAAAAGGATTTGATCATTGCAGGCCAATTGTTGTTGTAGACGCCAGCCACCTCAAATCAGCATACACTGGTGCATTCGTATCAGCCAGCACTATGGATGGAGCAG GGAATATATTACCTTTGGCATACGGAGTTATAGATTCGGAAAATGATGCTTCTTGGACATGGTTCTTTGAACAATTCAAAGAAGCCTATGGAGAAAGAGAGAATATGTGTGTAGTATCTGACCGACATAATAGCATAATTAAGGCTGTATCTATTGTATACAACAATGTCCAACATTACGCCTGCATATGGCACTTGTGGGCTAATGTATGTAAGAATTTTCGAAAAGCAAATGATCAATTGAGTGAAGTATTCTACACTATGGCAAAGGCATATACTCAAAGTGATTTTGATAAGCTAATGAAAAGGGTTGAGCAGTTTGATGTAAGGGTTAAGAATTACTTGGAGATGGTTGGATATGAGAAGTGGGCAAGGTTGTATGCACCAGTTCCTCGTGGTTGGGTTATGACATCGAATATTGCAGAGTGCATCAATTCGACGTTAGTAGCAGCAAGAGAATTACCAATATTTGACTTTCTTGAACAAGTGCGATTGATGTTTGCTAGATGGAATTGCACAAATCGGAAAAATGCATCATGCACATTCACACTGCTTGGGAAGAAGTTTCAAGAGATGCTTTTGCTTAATGAATCAAAATCGTGGCGTATGATG GTTGCCCCGTCAACTGATTACGTTTATTCCGTAAGTGATGAAGGGAAGAGTTATATTGTATGCTTGGAAAAAAAGACTTGCAGTTGCAACATGTTTCAAGTTGACGGTATACCGTGCTCACATGCGTGGAGTGTGTTGAATAAAAATCGCATGCTTCCGGAAGAATATTGTTCAGAATTTTATAAGCGAGGAACAATATTGAAAACATATGAAGTCCCTATATATCCTCTACCTGACAAAGGTGAATGGAACATACCTGAACACATTGCTACCGAAGTTGTGTTGCCACCAAAATTCAAGCGACCTCCAGGAAGGCCAAAAAAGCAACGTGAAAAGTCATTTAGCGAGCTGAGCAAAAGGAAGGGTACCAATTCTTGTAGTACATGTGGACAACAAGGTCATAATAGGCGTTCATGTCGTACTGCAACACGAAATGCATAG